CGCAGCAGGGTTGTCTTGCCCGAACCGTTGTGCCCGATCAGGCCAACGCGATCACCGGGCTGAATATCCAGCGACACGCCCCGCAAAGCCTCCACCACCATGATGTGACGACTAGTGGACGCAATCTTTCCACCGGTCACGGCGGACAAGGCAAGTTGCTTGAAGGATTGATTGCCCACCCCGTACACAGGCAGGGAAAGGCCGCATTGATCCAGAATAATGTGCGCCACGGTCACACCCAGAAAGCAATTCGCTGGCGGTACTTGACGAACAAAGGAATCGCCAGGACGTACAGCAGGATCATAACGCCGCAAACGCCAAGATAAGTGTTCACGCCGGGAATGTACCCATAAATGGGGCCGCGAATGGTTTCAATGAACAGGTAAAGAGGATTGAAGTTCGCCAGGTAGGCGTGCTCCCTCAGCAGGTCAGGCTTCCAGAAAATGGGTGTCATGAAAAACACCAGCTGCACAATGCTCCCGATAATCTGCTGCATATCGCGGAATCGAGCGCAAAAGATACCCAGGATGAAGCTAAGGGGTATGGCAGTGAGAATTATGATCAACACGCCAGGGATAGCGGCCAACCAGCGCCATTGCGGAGTAATGCCGAAGAACAATATGACGGGGATATAAGCCGCCAGATTGTGCGCGAAGGTAAGCACGTTCCGATAAATCATTCTGAACACATACGTGCCCATGGGTAGGCGAACAGACCGGATAAGGCTGTCCGAACCCAGAAATGTTACGCACCCTTCGAGAATCAAGCTCGACAGCAATCCCCAGGTGATGATGCCCAGCGCCAGGTAGGGAATGAAATCCCGGATGTCCATCTTGAACAGGGATCCATACAAAGGCCCCATGCCCGAAATGGTGACCAGCATGGTCAAGGTGATCCAAAACGGACCCAGTACGGATCGTTTGTATTTCTGGCGAATATCCTGCCAAGCCAGGGCAGCCCAGACCTCATGACGCTTGATGGCCGCATTAAAATCTGACCAGGCCGCAGCAAACGACCCAGCAGCCGTGTTTTGCAGTTGCACCGAATTCGTATGACCCACGTGCTAGTCCTATGCAGCCAGGGAGCGCTGAAGCTCACCCTGAAGGTCCACGACGTCCTCAACGCCCACCGACAGGCGAACCAAACCATCGCTGATGCCCAAGCGCTTGCGATTGGCCGGTGGTACTGAAGCATGGGTCATGATGGCAGGATGCTCTATGAGGCTTTCTACGCCACCAAGAGATTCGGCAAGTGCAAACAGCTCGCATCGCTCGAGCATGCGGCGCGCGCTCTTGAGCCCGCCCTTGACCTCGATAGAGATAATGCCGCCAAACCCCTGCATCTGGCGCTTAGCCAGCGCATGCTGCGGATGGCTCTTTAGCCCAGGATAAATCACGCGATCGATGGCGGAGTGGCCTTCAAGCCACTTTGCCAAGTGCATGGCACTCTCACAATGAGCCTTCATGCGCAGATGAAGCGTCTTGAGGCCACGCATGGCCAAGAACGAATCGAACGGACCGGCGATGGCACCGACGGAATTCTGAAGAAATGCCATCTGTTCGGCCATTTCCTTGCTGCCGGCCACAACAATGCCGCCAACCATATCCGAATGACCATTGAGGTACTTGGTGGCGGAATGCAGCACCAGATCCGCACCGAACTCCAACGGACGCTGCAGCATGGGTGAGCAGAAAGTATTGTCGACCACCAGGATCAATCCGTGCTTCTTGGCAAACTGCGAAACCTTTGCCAGATCCACGAGCTTGAGCATCGGATTGGTAGGCGTTTCTGCCCAGATCATCCGCGTATTAGGTTTCAATGCTGCCTTGAGCGCTGCGGTGTCGTTCAGATCGACAAAACTGAAATCCAGGCCCGCCGAACGTCGGCGCACACGCTCGAACAAGCGATAGCTGCCGCCGTACAGGTCATCCATCGCGATCACATGGCTGCCGGAGTCAAGCATGTCCAATACCGTGGCGGCGGCACCCAAGCCCGACCCGAAAGCAAAACCGGCGACGCCGCCCTCCAGATCTGCCACGCAACGCTCATACGCCATGCGCGTGGGGTTTTGCGTTCGAGAATACTCGTACCCCTTGTGCTTACCTGGACTTTCCTGAACGTAGGTGGAAGTCGCGTAAATGGGGGTCATGATTGCCCCCGTGGTCGGGTCCGGATGCTGTCCTGCATGAATAGCCCGGGTCCCCAAGCCAAGTTCCACGGCTTGTTTTTGCTTGGCGCTGGATATCTTTTTGGGGCTCATGGGGTGGACCGTGTCCATTTGGGCAATCCCCTAATGATACCGGTAGCCCGCAGCCTTGTCTTAACACACTCCGTTATGCGGTAAAAACATGGGGCCGCACCCCCTGCACCTCATGGCACAATGCCAAATAGACTCTCGACCAAGACCCCCTAATGACAACTTTACTGGTGACCGGCGGCGCGGGCTTCATCGGAGCGAACTTCGTGCTGAAGGCAATTGCCGACGGGTTGAAGATCGTGAACCTCGATCTTCTGACCTACGCGGGCAACCTGGGCACCCTGGATGCCGTCAAAAATAGCCACAATCATATATTTGTGCAGGGCAGCATTGGCGACCGCGCCTGCGTGACCCGTATCCTCGATGAGCACAAACCCGACGCCATCGTCAATTTTGCAGCCGAATCACATGTCGATCGGTCCATCGATGGCCCGGCGGCGTTCATCGAGACCAATGTGGTGGGCACCCTTGCCCTGCTCGAGTGCTCCCGCGATTACTGGCTTGCGCTCGATAATGCAGCGCGCGAACGCTTCCGCTTCCTCCACGTCTCCACCGACGAGGTCTACGGTTCGCTCGGTGCTGAGGGACACTTCAGCGAGCAGACTCCTTACGCACCCAATTCGCCGTATTCGGCGTCCAAGGCAGCCTCTGACCATCTGGTTCGGGCATTTCATCATACCTACGGCTTGCCTACGCTAACCACGAACTGCTCCAACAACTATGGGCCATACCAGTTTCCGGAAAAGCTCATCCCGCTGGTCATACAAAAGGCGTTGTCCGGGGAACCCCTCCCGGTCTACGGCGACGGAATGAACATTCGCGACTGGCTCTACGTCGGCGACCATTGCGAGGCAATTCGCCGTGTATTGGAAGCTGGACGAGTCGGGGAGACATACAACGTAGGCGGCAATGCCGAGCGGCCAAACATCGCGGTGGTGGAAACCATCTGCGCCGTCCTTGACGAACGGCAACCGCTGGCCAACCAGGCACCTCGCAAGTCTCTCATTACCTTCGTCAAGGATCGTCCCGGTCACGACCGTCGTTACGCCGTCAATGCCGACAAGATTCATCGCGAGCTGGGATGGCGCCCTTCGCTCACCTTTGAACAAGGTATTCGTCAAACGATTGCCTGGTACTTGTCCAATCAAGCCTGGACAACACGCGTACTCAACGGCAGTTATCGAATGGAGCGATTGGGCCTGTGAGCACAAGAGGAATCATTCTTGCCGGTGGATCGGGCACAAGGTTGCACCCCATCACCCGCGCAATCAGCAAACAGCTTCTGCCGGTTTATGACAAACCGATGATTTACTACCCGCTCGCTACGCTGATGCTGGCGGGTATCCGCGACATATTGGTGATCAATACGCCGCATGAGCAGGCGTTGTTCCAGCGCTTGCTCGGCGATGGCTCTCAATGGGGCATCAACATCCAATACGAAGTGCAGCCGTCGCCTAACGGCTTGGCCGAGGCTTTCATCATCGGTCGCAGCTTCGTCGCCGGCCGCCGAAGCTGCCTCGTACTGGGCGACAATATTTTCTACGGCGTCGGGCTAACTGCACACCTCAAGCGTGCTGTTCAGCAATCGGCCGGCGCCACCATATTCGGCTATCGAGTAAGCGACCCGCAGCGCTATGGCGTTGCCGAGTTCGATGCACAGGGCCGGGTCGTTGGCCTGGAAGAGAAACCGGAGCGACCGAAATCACAGTACGCAGTCACGGGTTTATATTTCTACGACGAACGCGCCTGTGATTTCGCCTTGCAGCTGCGCCCATCGGCGCGCGGCGAGCTGGAAATTACCGATCTGAACCGATGCTACCTGAAGGACGCCTCGCTGCACCTGGAGCGACTTGGTCGCGGCTTTGCCTGGCTTGACACCGGCACCCACGAATCGCTGATCGAAGCTGGAAACTACGTACAGACCATTGAACACCGCCAGGGACTCAAAGTGTGCTGCCCTGAAGAAATTGCCTACCTCAATGGCTGGATTGATTCGGAACAACTGCGTCGACTGGCGTCGGAGCTTTCCAAGACTGGCTATGGGCAATACCTCTATGCACTGACTGAACAAGGCATCGCCCCATGAAGATCCAGGAAACGCCTCTACAGGGGGCGCTGGTACTTGAGCCCAGGGTTTTTGGCGATGGCCGCGGCTTCTTCTATGAAAGCTACAACCAAGCGGCATTCCGCGACGCCGGAATCGACGCCAACTTCGTCCAGGCAAATGTGTCGCGCTCCAGCAAGGGTGTGTTGCGTGGTCTCCACTATCAATGGCCCAGCCCGCAGGGCAAGTTGGTGAGCGTTTTGCAAGGCGAGGTCTATGACGTCGCGGTAGATATCCGTCAAGGCTCGCCTACCTTCGGCCAATGGACAGGAGTGATGCTTTCCGGGGAAAACCATCGACATTTCTGGATACCCGAGGGATTCGCCCACGGCTTCTGCGTGCTGAGCGAGTTCGCGATTTTCACCTACCAATGCACCGCGCTGTATGACCCGTCGGCCGACGCCGGCGTGCGCTGGAACGACTCCGACCTTGGCATTGATTGGCCAGTGAGGAATCCCCTGTTGTCGGAGAAGGACCAAAAGGCCCCTTTGTTGCGGGACGTCCCGTCTCCTCGCCTGCCAAGGTGGACCCAGTGAGGATCCTTCTGCTCGGCGCCAATGGCCAGCTGGGTCGTTGCTTCATTAAACAGGGCGGACTGTCGGAACGCGGCGAGCTGTTCGCCGCCAGCCGCGATGGTCAGCTAACCGAGGGCGGGGACGGCTACGTCGCCGATCTGTCGGACACCTCCAGTCTTCGGGCCGTACTGCACCAGTTGCACCCCGACGTGGTGATCAATACCGCCGCCTATACCGCTGTCGATCGCGCCGAGGAAGAAGAAAACCTCGCGCTTCGAATCAATGGCGAGGCCGTCGCCGAGCTGGGCCAGTGGGCTCGTGTGCACAATGCCCTCGTTGTGCACTACTCGACTGACTACGTGTTCAATGGCGAAGCCCGTACGCCATATGGCGTTGGCGCACAAACCGATCCGCTTGGCGCTTACGGCCGCAGCAAATTGGCGGGCGAACTCGCTCTGGCTGCCAGTGGCGCCGCACATTTCAACTTCCGCACCGCCTGGGTATATGCCGCCCACGGCCAAAACTTTCTGCGCACGATGCTAAGACTTGGTGCGGAACGAGATGAATTGTCCGTCGTTGTCGATCAGATCGGGGCACCGACCAGCACGAACCTTATCGTAGCCGGCACGCTGGCCGCGCTGGATCGCTGGCTCCATGCATCAGTAGAAACGCGATCCGCCCTGGAAGGCACCCATCATCTTGTGGCAAGCGGCAAGACAAGCTGGCATGGATTTGCCGAGGCCGTCTTCGCCGGTGCCGTTGATCGCGGCCTGCTTTCCAAGCGCCCTCTTGTACGCGCCATCGGCACGTCCGACTTCCCCACGCGCGCTAGACGCCCCGCCTACTCGGTACTGGACAACCAAGGGTTTCACAGCCATTTCGGCATACCCCTTCCCGATTGGAAAATCGGACTGGAACAGGTGCTCGACACCATGACCCTCCCCTCTTCGACGGAAAAATCATGCTGATTCCTTTGATTCTCAGCGGAGGCAGCGGCACACGACTGTGGCCGATCTCGCGCAGGAACCTACCCAAGCAATTCCTGTCGCTTGCGGGTAGCGAAACGCTGTTTCAGCAGACGGTACAACGCGCGCTCAACCTTGCAGGAGCCACTTCTCCAGTCGTGGTCGCAAGCGATGACCATCGCTTCCTCGCTGCCGAGCAATTGCAGGCGCTGCAGATCAGTAATACCAGCATCCTGCTCGAACCGGTCGCACGCAACACGGCACCGGCGATTGCAGTCGGTGCGCTGCAGGCATTGACCAAAGATCCCGAGGCCATCGTATTAGTCCTTCCCGCAGACCATCTGGTTGGCGATGCAGCCTCCTTCTCCGCGGCGGTGGCGAAGGCACAGCCGCTGGCAGAGCAGGGCTGGCTGGTGACGTTCGGCATCCGCCCGGATCGTCCGGAGACAGGCTTCGGCTACATCCGCCGTGGCAAGGCCCTTGGGGGGGGGGCTTTCCAGGTCGAACAATTCGTCGAGAAGCCGCAGCTCGAGGTTGCGGAACGCTATGTGTCCAGCGGCGAGTACGACTGGAACTCGGGCATGTTCATGTTTCGCGCTGCCAGCTACATCGACGAACTCGGCAAGCATGCGCCTGCCATGCTTGCCGCCGCGCGCGCCGCGTTCGAGAACGCCAACATCGATCTCGATTTCATTCGACTGGAAGCGAAAACCTTTGCTTCAGCTCCCAGCGACTCCATCGATTATGCGGTCATGGAGAAGACGTCGCGAGCTGCCGTCGTACCCGTGGCCTGCCAATGGTCGGATATCGGATCATGGGATGCACTGTGGCTCGCTGCCGAAAAGGATGCCAATGGCAATCACGTCGAGGGGGATGTGATTGCCCTGGACACCAGGGGCAGCCTGGTCCGTTCGCATGACCGTCACATGGTGGCCACGATCGGCCTGAAAGACGTCGTGGTGGTCACCACGCCCGATGCCACCCTGGTTGCACATCGCAATGCCTCGCAAGAGGTTAAGCGGGTCGTCGAAAAATTGAAGGATGCCGGCCGTACGGAGCACGATCTTCATCGTGTGGTGCACCGCCCCTGGGGAACATACGACTCCCTGGAGCGCGGTGATCGCTTCCAGGTCAAGCGCATAGTGGTGAAACCCGGCGCCTCGCTAAGCCTGCAGATGCATCACCATCGCGCGGAGCACTGGATCGTGGTCAAGGGCGTGGCTGAAGTGACCTGTGACGACAAAGTTTTCTTGCTCGCTGAAAATCAGAGTACCTACCTTCCATTGGGCAGCAAACATCGTCTGCGCAACCCTGGGAAGGTACCGGTCGAGCTGATCGAGGTTCAATCCGGAAGCTATCTTGGCGAAGACGATATCGTACGCTTCGACGACGCCTACGGCCGGACCTGAAGCTTGAGGCATCCCAATGAGAAAGGCCCCCGAGGGGGCCTTTCTCATTTCTGAATGAGGGAGGAGAGCTCCAGCGTCTTTGCGCTCATTAGCTCAACATCGCCTCGGGACTCGACGTTGAGCCGTAACAGCGGCTCCGTGTTAGACGAGCGTAGATTGAAGCGCCAGCGACCGAAGTCAGCGCTGATACCATCAACGCGTTCGACCAGGGGATGTTGCGCGGCGTAATAATCCAGCACGGACGCCACAGTTGCTGGCGCATCGTCGACTACGAAGTTGATTTCGCCACTGCACGGATAGGCTGCCATGCGCTCGGCCAGCATATCCGCCAAGCTGGTACCGCCGGACACACGTTCGGCAATCAACAGCCATGGGATCATGCCGGAATCGCAATAGGCGAACTCTCGAAAATAATGATGAGCGCTCATCTCGCCGCCGTAGATCGCATCCTCGGCGCGCATACGCTCCTTGATAAACGCGTGTCCTGTCTTGCTTTCGACGGGAATTCCGCCAGCCTGCCTGACCATCTCAATCGTGTTCCAGGTGAGCCGCGGATCGTGGATGACCTTCGCGCCGGGATGCCTTTGCAGCATCTGCGCGGCGAGCAAGCCGACGATGTAATAGCCCTCGATGAACTCCCCTTGTGCATCAAACAGAAAGCAGCGATCGAAGTCGCCATCCCAAGCGACACCCAAATCCGCGCCGTGTCGGCGCACCGCCTCCGCGGTAGCCGCGCGGTTTTCGGGAAGCAGAGGATTTGGGATGCCATGGGGAAAACTTCCATCAGGCTCGTGATGGATGCGAACAAATTGCAACGGCAGGTGCGCCGCAAGCAGGTCAATCACGACACCCGCACCACCGTTGCCTGCATTGACGACCACTTTGAGCGGGCGCATGGCTCGTGGATCGATGTATCCAAGAAGATGTTCGATGTAAGCCGACTTGTCATGATCGTGTGTAACGCCCCCACGCTTCGCGGCCACTGGTCCGAACGCGTTTGCCTCAACGAGACGCTCGATGTCGCGCAGGCCAGTATCGCCACTGATGGGGCGTGCTCCATCCCGAACCAGCTTCATGCCGTTGTAGTCGATGGGATTGTGGCTGGCAGTCACCATGATGCCGCCCGCGACTCCACGGCTAAACACCTGAAAATAGACTTCTTCCGTGCCGCACAGCCCGATGTCGATCGCGTCACGACCCTCATCGTTCAGGCCACGAATGATGGCCTGTGCAAAGGACGGGCTGTCCCGACGCACGTCGAACCCCACCACCACGACGCCATCATTCACGGTTTGGGCAAAAGCACGCCCTAGCCGATACGCAACGTCATCATTGAGTTCATCGGGCACGCGGCCACGGATGTCATAAGCCTTGAAGCACTTCATCGGCGTGTCCGATTTCATTCGGGAGCGCCAGTCTATCGCCATTGCGACGTTCACGACCGACTACAGATCCGCCATTCAAGAGATGTCAACGAGGCCGATTCACATGAACCGGCACGACATGCCTACAGTGCTTGCGCCGCAGCCTGAGTCATTCACTCAACCGTCACCGACTTTGCCAGGTTGCGTGGCTGGTCCACGTCGGTGCCGCGCAACACGGCCACGTGGTAGGCAAGCAACTGCATCGGCACGGTGAACACGGCGGGTGCGATGAAATCGCCCCCGCCATCCATGCGCAGGATCACGCCTCGCGATGCATTGCCATCCATGCTCGCCTCGCCATCGGCAAACACCAGCAGCTCGCCACCGCGGGCGCGCACTTCCTGCAGGTTGGATTTGAGCTTGTCGAGCAGGGGGCCATTGGGTGCCACCGCGATCACCGGCATGTCCTCATCCACCAGCGCCAGCGGGCCGTGCTTGAGTTCGCCCGCCGCATAGGCCTCGGCGTGGATATAGGAGATCTCTTTCAGCTTGAGTGCCCCCTCCATCGCCACTGGATGCTGCGCGCCGCGCCCGAGGAACAGCGCGTGCTGGCGATGGATCAGGCGCTCGGAAAGCTCGATGATCCGCGGCTCCAGTTCCAGCGCCTTCTCGATCATCGAAGGCATGTGCAGGAGTTGTGCGGTCAGGTCGGCATAACGCGCCCCATCCAGGCCGCGCTGGTGCGCGAGTTGCAGCGTCAGCAGGCCCAGCGCCGCGAGCTGCGTGGTGAATGCCTTGGTGGAGGCCACGCCGATCTCAGGGCCCGCGCGCGTCATCAGCTTGAGGTCCGCTTCGCGCACCACCGACGATTCGGGCACGTTACAGATCGCCAGCGTGCCGAGATAGCCGCGACGACGCGACTCGCGCATCGCCGCCAGCGTGTCCGCCGTTTCGCCGGACTGGGAAATGGCCACGAACAAGGTGCCGTCCGGCACCACGGCCTCGCGATAGCGGTATTCGCTCGCCACCTCCACATTCACCGGTAGACGGGCGTATTCCTCAATCCAGTACTTGGCGACAAGGCCGGCGTGATAACTGGTGCCACAGGCGATGATGTGCAGGCCTTTCACCTTGGCCAACAGTTCGTCGCCGCCCACCCCGAAGATGTTGGGCAACACGCCGTTCGGGCTGATGCGAGCCTCCAGCGTATCGGCGACGGCGCGCGGCTGCTCGAAGATTTCCTTCTGCATGTAGTGGCGGTATTCGCCACGCTCGACGGCGTCCTTGGAGAGTTCGCTTTCATGCACTGCGCGCTCGACCGGCTTGCCATCGTGGCCATACACCTGCACTTGGTCGCGGGTGATCTCCACGACGTCGTGCTCTTCCAGGTAGATGATCTTGTTGGTGACCTGG
This genomic interval from Dyella japonica A8 contains the following:
- the rfbA gene encoding glucose-1-phosphate thymidylyltransferase RfbA — protein: MSTRGIILAGGSGTRLHPITRAISKQLLPVYDKPMIYYPLATLMLAGIRDILVINTPHEQALFQRLLGDGSQWGINIQYEVQPSPNGLAEAFIIGRSFVAGRRSCLVLGDNIFYGVGLTAHLKRAVQQSAGATIFGYRVSDPQRYGVAEFDAQGRVVGLEEKPERPKSQYAVTGLYFYDERACDFALQLRPSARGELEITDLNRCYLKDASLHLERLGRGFAWLDTGTHESLIEAGNYVQTIEHRQGLKVCCPEEIAYLNGWIDSEQLRRLASELSKTGYGQYLYALTEQGIAP
- a CDS encoding mannose-1-phosphate guanylyltransferase/mannose-6-phosphate isomerase, translated to MLIPLILSGGSGTRLWPISRRNLPKQFLSLAGSETLFQQTVQRALNLAGATSPVVVASDDHRFLAAEQLQALQISNTSILLEPVARNTAPAIAVGALQALTKDPEAIVLVLPADHLVGDAASFSAAVAKAQPLAEQGWLVTFGIRPDRPETGFGYIRRGKALGGGAFQVEQFVEKPQLEVAERYVSSGEYDWNSGMFMFRAASYIDELGKHAPAMLAAARAAFENANIDLDFIRLEAKTFASAPSDSIDYAVMEKTSRAAVVPVACQWSDIGSWDALWLAAEKDANGNHVEGDVIALDTRGSLVRSHDRHMVATIGLKDVVVVTTPDATLVAHRNASQEVKRVVEKLKDAGRTEHDLHRVVHRPWGTYDSLERGDRFQVKRIVVKPGASLSLQMHHHRAEHWIVVKGVAEVTCDDKVFLLAENQSTYLPLGSKHRLRNPGKVPVELIEVQSGSYLGEDDIVRFDDAYGRT
- the rfbB gene encoding dTDP-glucose 4,6-dehydratase: MTTLLVTGGAGFIGANFVLKAIADGLKIVNLDLLTYAGNLGTLDAVKNSHNHIFVQGSIGDRACVTRILDEHKPDAIVNFAAESHVDRSIDGPAAFIETNVVGTLALLECSRDYWLALDNAARERFRFLHVSTDEVYGSLGAEGHFSEQTPYAPNSPYSASKAASDHLVRAFHHTYGLPTLTTNCSNNYGPYQFPEKLIPLVIQKALSGEPLPVYGDGMNIRDWLYVGDHCEAIRRVLEAGRVGETYNVGGNAERPNIAVVETICAVLDERQPLANQAPRKSLITFVKDRPGHDRRYAVNADKIHRELGWRPSLTFEQGIRQTIAWYLSNQAWTTRVLNGSYRMERLGL
- a CDS encoding trans-sulfuration enzyme family protein; its protein translation is MSPKKISSAKQKQAVELGLGTRAIHAGQHPDPTTGAIMTPIYATSTYVQESPGKHKGYEYSRTQNPTRMAYERCVADLEGGVAGFAFGSGLGAAATVLDMLDSGSHVIAMDDLYGGSYRLFERVRRRSAGLDFSFVDLNDTAALKAALKPNTRMIWAETPTNPMLKLVDLAKVSQFAKKHGLILVVDNTFCSPMLQRPLEFGADLVLHSATKYLNGHSDMVGGIVVAGSKEMAEQMAFLQNSVGAIAGPFDSFLAMRGLKTLHLRMKAHCESAMHLAKWLEGHSAIDRVIYPGLKSHPQHALAKRQMQGFGGIISIEVKGGLKSARRMLERCELFALAESLGGVESLIEHPAIMTHASVPPANRKRLGISDGLVRLSVGVEDVVDLQGELQRSLAA
- the rfbC gene encoding dTDP-4-dehydrorhamnose 3,5-epimerase, which gives rise to MKIQETPLQGALVLEPRVFGDGRGFFYESYNQAAFRDAGIDANFVQANVSRSSKGVLRGLHYQWPSPQGKLVSVLQGEVYDVAVDIRQGSPTFGQWTGVMLSGENHRHFWIPEGFAHGFCVLSEFAIFTYQCTALYDPSADAGVRWNDSDLGIDWPVRNPLLSEKDQKAPLLRDVPSPRLPRWTQ
- a CDS encoding phosphomannomutase, which encodes MKCFKAYDIRGRVPDELNDDVAYRLGRAFAQTVNDGVVVVGFDVRRDSPSFAQAIIRGLNDEGRDAIDIGLCGTEEVYFQVFSRGVAGGIMVTASHNPIDYNGMKLVRDGARPISGDTGLRDIERLVEANAFGPVAAKRGGVTHDHDKSAYIEHLLGYIDPRAMRPLKVVVNAGNGGAGVVIDLLAAHLPLQFVRIHHEPDGSFPHGIPNPLLPENRAATAEAVRRHGADLGVAWDGDFDRCFLFDAQGEFIEGYYIVGLLAAQMLQRHPGAKVIHDPRLTWNTIEMVRQAGGIPVESKTGHAFIKERMRAEDAIYGGEMSAHHYFREFAYCDSGMIPWLLIAERVSGGTSLADMLAERMAAYPCSGEINFVVDDAPATVASVLDYYAAQHPLVERVDGISADFGRWRFNLRSSNTEPLLRLNVESRGDVELMSAKTLELSSLIQK
- the rfbD gene encoding dTDP-4-dehydrorhamnose reductase yields the protein MRILLLGANGQLGRCFIKQGGLSERGELFAASRDGQLTEGGDGYVADLSDTSSLRAVLHQLHPDVVINTAAYTAVDRAEEEENLALRINGEAVAELGQWARVHNALVVHYSTDYVFNGEARTPYGVGAQTDPLGAYGRSKLAGELALAASGAAHFNFRTAWVYAAHGQNFLRTMLRLGAERDELSVVVDQIGAPTSTNLIVAGTLAALDRWLHASVETRSALEGTHHLVASGKTSWHGFAEAVFAGAVDRGLLSKRPLVRAIGTSDFPTRARRPAYSVLDNQGFHSHFGIPLPDWKIGLEQVLDTMTLPSSTEKSC
- a CDS encoding ABC transporter permease — protein: MGHTNSVQLQNTAAGSFAAAWSDFNAAIKRHEVWAALAWQDIRQKYKRSVLGPFWITLTMLVTISGMGPLYGSLFKMDIRDFIPYLALGIITWGLLSSLILEGCVTFLGSDSLIRSVRLPMGTYVFRMIYRNVLTFAHNLAAYIPVILFFGITPQWRWLAAIPGVLIIILTAIPLSFILGIFCARFRDMQQIIGSIVQLVFFMTPIFWKPDLLREHAYLANFNPLYLFIETIRGPIYGYIPGVNTYLGVCGVMILLYVLAIPLFVKYRQRIAFWV
- the glmS gene encoding glutamine--fructose-6-phosphate transaminase (isomerizing), which encodes MCGIVAAAAQRDVAPLLIAGLKALEYRGYDSAGLAVLNGGEIRRVRAKGKVREMEGLYRADPFPGGTGIAHTRWATHGVPNTANAHPHVQGGVALVHNGIIENYATLRGELEARGHVFTSETDTEVMAALISERMVSGKSLLDAVSSVVHELEGAYAIAVVSDSEPGRVVGARRGAPLLVGVGIGENFLGSDAQALIQVTNKIIYLEEHDVVEITRDQVQVYGHDGKPVERAVHESELSKDAVERGEYRHYMQKEIFEQPRAVADTLEARISPNGVLPNIFGVGGDELLAKVKGLHIIACGTSYHAGLVAKYWIEEYARLPVNVEVASEYRYREAVVPDGTLFVAISQSGETADTLAAMRESRRRGYLGTLAICNVPESSVVREADLKLMTRAGPEIGVASTKAFTTQLAALGLLTLQLAHQRGLDGARYADLTAQLLHMPSMIEKALELEPRIIELSERLIHRQHALFLGRGAQHPVAMEGALKLKEISYIHAEAYAAGELKHGPLALVDEDMPVIAVAPNGPLLDKLKSNLQEVRARGGELLVFADGEASMDGNASRGVILRMDGGGDFIAPAVFTVPMQLLAYHVAVLRGTDVDQPRNLAKSVTVE